CCAGGTGGTCCTGGATCGCGCTCAGCACGCGGCGGGCGACATCGGCCGGGGCCACGGTGTTGATGTTCTTCTCGACGGTCACCTGGACGTTTTCGCCGACCTTGCTCAGGCGCACCTGGTAGCGCTCGGCACGGGCTTCACGCTCTTCCTTGCTCGGCTCGCTGCCGAACAGGCGGCTGAAGAAGCCAGGCTCCTTCTGCTTGTCGTCGGGCTTCTCGGACAGGTTGATGTAGTACAGGCCCAGGCTGCGGTTGATGTCCTCGACACGCCACTCGCCCTGCTCCAGGGCGCGGCCGACGCCAGACCAGGCGCGGTCCAGGTCGGAACCCAGGAACAGCACCGGGTTGCCGCTGCCGTCCTCGCTCAGGCTGACCTGGCTCGGGGCATCGAAGTCGCGCGCGGCCAGCAGCGAGACCGAACCGCCCTTCTCGGCGCTGCGGTTCATGCTGGCGAGCATTTCGTCGACCAGCAGCGCGTCGGTGCCGGTGTTACTGGAGGCGGACGGAAAATCAGGCTCGGCAGTGCTGCCGGCCGGACGCTCGACGCTGACCACATACACCTCGGAGGTGTTGCGCTGCACGCCGGGCTCCATGCGCACCCGCACGCGGACTTCGCTGTCCGGGCTGCTGGAGGTACTGGCCAAGCGCTGGCCGAGGGAGGCCGACAGCTCGTCGAAGCGCTGCCAGGTGGTGTTGAATTCACCGGTCTGCGGGCGCTCTTCAGCGATGCGGAAACCGTTGTCCTCGAAGAACTGGCGGGTCACCGGCCAGACTTCGGCGGGCGAGCGCTGGGCCAGCACCCAACGGCTGTTGCCGCTGCGCTGCAGGCTGAAATCGCTGATGTCGGCGGTGGCCGACAGCGGCTGTGGACGGGGTACCTCGAACTCGCCGGTGGCGCGATCGTCGGCCACGTTGCGCGGGATCGGCAGCAGCGGATCCAGGCGCTTGACGTTGCTGGCGTCCGGCGGCAGCTGCATCGGCGCGGTCGGTTGCGCCTGCAGGTAGTCGCTGCCACGGTCGCGGAAATAGCCATCCTCGCCCCACAGCCAGCCGCACCCGCTGGTGCTGGAGATGATCAGGGCGAGAGCGGAAAGACCAGCCAGTCGCTTCATGCGGTGTACTTCCTCGATTAAACCAGTACGCCGGACTGGCGCAAGGCAGTACGGACTTTTTCGTGACAGCCTTCGCTCAGCCAGGTCAGTGGCAGGCGGATGCCCTGCTGCATCAGGCCCATTTCCACCAGCGCCCATTTCACCGGAATCGGGTTGGCTTCGCAGAACAGGTCTTTGTGCAACGGCATGAGTTTTTCGTTGATCGCGCGGGCCTTCTCGGCATTGCCCTCAAGGGCGGCCTCGCACAGATCGGCCATTTCGCGCGGGGCGACGTTGGCGGTGACGGAGATGTTGCCCTTGCCGCCCATCAGGATCAGCTCGACGGCGGTCGGATCGTCGCCGGACAGGACGATGAAGTCCTTGTCGACGCCGTCCAGGATGGCCTTGGCACGGACCAGGTCGCCGGTGGCTTCCTTGATGCCGATGATGTTCTTGACCTTCGACAGGCGGATCACGGTGTCGGCCTGCATGTCGCAGGAGGTGCGACCGGGGACGTTGTAGAGGATCTGCGGGATGTCGACGGCTTCGGCGATGTGCTTGAAGTGCTGGTACAGGCCTTCCTGGGTCGGCTTGTTGTAGTACGGGACCACCAGCAGGCAGGCGTCGGCGCCGGCATTCTTGGCGTTCTTGGTCAGGTGCACGGCTTCGGCAGTGGAGTTGGCACCGGTACCGGCGATTACCGGGATCCGCTTGTTGCTGTGCTTGACCCGCTCGACCACGTGCTTGATGACCAGGATGTGCTCTTCGACATCCAGCGTGGCGGACTCGCCGGTGGTGCCGACAGCTACGATCGCGTGGGTGCCGTTT
This window of the Pseudomonas mosselii genome carries:
- the bamC gene encoding outer membrane protein assembly factor BamC, with product MKRLAGLSALALIISSTSGCGWLWGEDGYFRDRGSDYLQAQPTAPMQLPPDASNVKRLDPLLPIPRNVADDRATGEFEVPRPQPLSATADISDFSLQRSGNSRWVLAQRSPAEVWPVTRQFFEDNGFRIAEERPQTGEFNTTWQRFDELSASLGQRLASTSSSPDSEVRVRVRMEPGVQRNTSEVYVVSVERPAGSTAEPDFPSASSNTGTDALLVDEMLASMNRSAEKGGSVSLLAARDFDAPSQVSLSEDGSGNPVLFLGSDLDRAWSGVGRALEQGEWRVEDINRSLGLYYINLSEKPDDKQKEPGFFSRLFGSEPSKEEREARAERYQVRLSKVGENVQVTVEKNINTVAPADVARRVLSAIQDHLG
- the dapA gene encoding 4-hydroxy-tetrahydrodipicolinate synthase; this translates as MIAGSMVALVTPMDAQGRLDWDSLDKLVDFHLENGTHAIVAVGTTGESATLDVEEHILVIKHVVERVKHSNKRIPVIAGTGANSTAEAVHLTKNAKNAGADACLLVVPYYNKPTQEGLYQHFKHIAEAVDIPQILYNVPGRTSCDMQADTVIRLSKVKNIIGIKEATGDLVRAKAILDGVDKDFIVLSGDDPTAVELILMGGKGNISVTANVAPREMADLCEAALEGNAEKARAINEKLMPLHKDLFCEANPIPVKWALVEMGLMQQGIRLPLTWLSEGCHEKVRTALRQSGVLV